One genomic window of Microbacterium sp. BH-3-3-3 includes the following:
- a CDS encoding thiamine pyrophosphate-dependent enzyme, which yields MTPLDDPALVRVLAADGSLAPTPAAERYLPLIDALTDAELETFYRDMVSIRAFDVQATNLQRQGQLALWPPSFGQEAAQVGSARAARAQDHLFPSYREHVVTRIRGVDPLDIIRLMRGLTHGGWDPTDPKNGNTHIYTLVLGAQTLHATGLAMGLVFDGKSGTGDPERDEAVIVYYGDGASSQGDVHEAMVFAASFQTPEVFFLQNNQWAISVPVATQSRSPLYKRGEGYGIPSLQVDGNDVLASYAVSKLALDEARAGGGPRAIEAMTYRMGAHTTSDDPTKYRTSDEEQSWGRRDPIVRMRAFLEGRGASQQFFDDADAEGRALADDVRTRTNELGGLPRVHMFESVYSEAHALIESEQRWLDDYETSMDGGAK from the coding sequence ATGACCCCGCTCGATGACCCCGCTCTCGTGCGCGTTCTCGCCGCCGACGGTTCGCTGGCCCCCACGCCCGCAGCCGAGCGCTATCTGCCGCTCATCGACGCGCTGACCGACGCCGAACTCGAGACGTTCTACCGCGACATGGTCTCGATCCGCGCCTTCGACGTGCAGGCGACCAACCTGCAGCGTCAAGGGCAGCTCGCCCTGTGGCCCCCCTCGTTCGGTCAAGAGGCCGCGCAGGTCGGCTCCGCCCGCGCCGCGCGGGCCCAGGACCACCTGTTCCCCTCGTACCGCGAGCACGTGGTCACCCGCATCCGCGGCGTCGACCCGCTCGACATCATCCGGCTCATGCGCGGACTCACCCACGGCGGGTGGGACCCGACCGACCCGAAGAACGGCAACACGCACATCTACACGCTCGTGCTCGGCGCGCAGACGCTGCACGCCACGGGCCTGGCGATGGGCCTGGTCTTCGACGGCAAGAGCGGCACCGGCGACCCCGAGCGCGATGAGGCCGTCATCGTCTACTACGGCGACGGTGCCTCCAGCCAGGGCGACGTGCACGAGGCGATGGTCTTCGCCGCGAGCTTCCAGACCCCCGAGGTCTTCTTCCTGCAGAACAACCAGTGGGCCATCTCGGTGCCCGTCGCCACCCAGTCGCGCTCGCCGCTGTACAAGCGCGGCGAGGGGTACGGCATCCCGAGCCTGCAGGTCGACGGCAACGACGTCCTCGCCAGCTACGCCGTGTCGAAGCTCGCCCTCGACGAGGCCCGGGCCGGTGGCGGACCCCGCGCGATCGAGGCGATGACCTACCGCATGGGCGCGCACACCACGAGCGACGACCCCACCAAGTACCGCACCTCCGACGAGGAGCAGTCGTGGGGCCGGCGCGACCCGATCGTCCGCATGCGCGCTTTCCTCGAGGGTCGCGGCGCCTCGCAGCAGTTCTTCGACGACGCGGATGCCGAGGGCCGGGCGCTCGCCGACGACGTGCGCACCCGCACGAACGAGCTCGGCGGCCTGCCCCGGGTGCACATGTTCGAGAGCGTCTACTCCGAGGCGCACGCGCTCATCGAGTCGGAGCAGCGCTGGCTCGACGACTACGAGACGTCGATGGACGGGGGCGCGAAGTGA
- a CDS encoding alpha-ketoacid dehydrogenase subunit beta, producing the protein MTENLPISRALNAGLRRALETDDRVLLMGEDIGPLGGVFRVTEGLQKDFGPRRVIDSPLAESGIVGTAIGLAMGGFKPVLEIQFDGFVFPAFDQITSQLAKITNRHEGGVRMPVVIRIPYGGHIGAVEHHQESPEAYFTHTPGLRVVSPSNANDAYWMMQQAIASLDPVIFLEPKAKYWQKGEVDTEAPALPLHASRIVRRGTDVTLVGHGAMVTTLLQAAALAESEGTSCEVIDLRSLSPVDYGPLLDSVRRTGRMVYAQEAPGFTSLGSEIAATVMERAFFALEAPVLRVSGFDVPFPPAKLEGTYLPDADRILEAVDRSLAY; encoded by the coding sequence GTGACCGAGAACCTGCCGATCAGCCGGGCCCTGAACGCGGGCCTGCGCCGCGCGCTCGAGACCGACGACCGCGTGCTGCTCATGGGCGAGGACATCGGGCCGCTCGGCGGCGTCTTCCGCGTCACCGAGGGGCTGCAGAAGGACTTCGGACCGCGCCGCGTCATCGACTCGCCCCTGGCCGAGTCGGGCATCGTCGGAACCGCGATCGGCCTCGCGATGGGCGGGTTCAAGCCCGTGCTCGAGATCCAGTTCGACGGCTTCGTCTTTCCCGCGTTCGACCAGATCACCTCGCAGCTGGCGAAGATCACGAACCGCCACGAGGGCGGCGTGCGCATGCCCGTCGTCATCCGCATTCCCTACGGCGGACACATCGGCGCGGTCGAGCACCACCAGGAGAGCCCCGAGGCGTACTTCACGCACACCCCGGGCCTGCGGGTCGTCAGCCCCTCGAACGCCAACGACGCGTACTGGATGATGCAGCAGGCCATCGCCTCGCTCGACCCCGTCATCTTCCTCGAGCCCAAGGCGAAGTACTGGCAGAAGGGCGAGGTCGACACCGAGGCCCCCGCGCTGCCGCTGCACGCCAGCCGCATCGTGCGCCGCGGGACCGACGTCACCCTCGTCGGTCACGGCGCCATGGTCACCACCCTGCTGCAGGCGGCCGCGCTCGCCGAGAGCGAGGGCACGAGCTGCGAGGTCATCGACCTGCGGTCGCTCTCGCCGGTCGACTACGGCCCGCTGCTCGACTCGGTGCGCCGCACCGGACGCATGGTCTACGCGCAGGAGGCACCGGGCTTCACCTCGCTCGGTTCCGAGATCGCGGCCACCGTCATGGAGCGGGCGTTCTTCGCCCTCGAGGCCCCCGTGCTGCGGGTGTCGGGCTTCGACGTGCCGTTCCCTCCCGCGAAGCTCGAGGGCACGTACCTGCCCGACGCCGACCGCATCCTCGAGGCCGTCGACCGGTCTCTCGCCTACTGA
- a CDS encoding dihydrolipoamide acetyltransferase family protein, whose product MTEQTFVLPDVGEGLTEAEIVQWRVAPGDTVEVNDVIVEIETAKSLVELPSPFSGTVGELLAVEGATVEVGVPIITIGSADAAPPAPAAPTTVPEPDDAGGAVLVGYGTGGAVSSRRRAPAERPVKASVGVVAKPPIRKLARDLGVDLSAVTPSGPAGEVTRDDVVKHADQASVFRNIETPAWGAVREETIPVPAPAAPAPVADAREESIPVRGVRKATANAMTSSAYSAPHVSVWVDVDASRTMEFVKRLKASADFADVKISPLLIMARAVIWALRRTPMINAAWVDTEDGAQISVRHYVNLGIAAATPRGLLVPNIKDAQAMNTRELAKALEHLTLTAREGKTSPADQTGGTFTITNIGVFGVDAGTPIINPGEAGIIALGAIRQKPWVVDGEVRPRWVTTVSGSFDHRVVDGDGISRFIADVASVLEEPALLLD is encoded by the coding sequence GTGACCGAGCAGACCTTCGTTCTCCCCGACGTCGGAGAAGGCCTCACCGAGGCCGAGATCGTGCAGTGGCGCGTCGCCCCGGGCGACACCGTCGAGGTCAACGACGTGATCGTCGAGATCGAGACCGCCAAGTCGCTCGTCGAGCTGCCCTCGCCCTTCTCGGGCACGGTCGGAGAACTCCTCGCCGTCGAGGGCGCCACCGTCGAGGTGGGCGTTCCGATCATCACCATCGGCTCCGCGGATGCCGCGCCCCCGGCCCCCGCGGCCCCCACCACGGTGCCCGAGCCCGACGACGCCGGCGGTGCCGTATTGGTCGGTTACGGCACGGGCGGAGCGGTGTCGTCGCGGCGTCGCGCACCCGCGGAGCGTCCGGTCAAGGCATCCGTCGGTGTGGTCGCCAAGCCCCCGATCCGCAAGCTCGCGCGCGACCTCGGGGTCGACCTGTCGGCCGTCACGCCCAGCGGTCCCGCGGGCGAAGTGACCCGCGACGACGTCGTGAAGCACGCCGACCAGGCCAGCGTCTTCCGCAACATCGAGACGCCGGCGTGGGGCGCCGTGCGCGAAGAGACGATCCCCGTGCCCGCCCCCGCCGCCCCGGCGCCGGTCGCCGACGCCCGCGAGGAGTCGATCCCGGTGCGCGGCGTGCGCAAGGCCACCGCCAACGCGATGACCTCGAGCGCGTACTCGGCCCCGCACGTCTCGGTGTGGGTCGACGTCGACGCCTCGCGCACCATGGAGTTCGTCAAGCGGCTCAAGGCCTCGGCCGACTTCGCCGACGTGAAGATCTCGCCGCTGCTGATCATGGCGCGCGCCGTGATCTGGGCCCTGCGCCGCACCCCGATGATCAACGCCGCCTGGGTCGACACCGAGGACGGCGCGCAGATCAGCGTGCGTCACTACGTCAACCTCGGCATCGCCGCCGCCACCCCGCGCGGCCTGCTCGTGCCCAACATCAAGGACGCGCAGGCGATGAACACGCGCGAGCTGGCCAAGGCGCTCGAGCACCTCACCCTCACCGCGCGCGAGGGCAAGACGAGCCCGGCCGACCAGACCGGCGGAACGTTCACGATCACGAACATCGGCGTCTTCGGGGTGGATGCCGGTACCCCGATCATCAACCCGGGTGAGGCCGGCATCATCGCCCTGGGCGCGATCCGCCAGAAGCCGTGGGTCGTCGACGGCGAGGTGCGCCCGCGCTGGGTGACCACCGTGTCGGGGTCGTTCGATCACCGCGTGGTCGACGGCGACGGGATCTCGCGGTTCATCGCCGATGTGGCATCCGTGCTCGAGGAGCCGGCGCTGCTGCTGGACTGA
- a CDS encoding MFS transporter: MPRQGVVVAVLALAGLCSSFMFTLVVPIQSQLPQLLDASRDDTAWVVTSTLLAAAVTTPIAGRLGDMYGKRRIVLVLLAVMMLGSVIAALSTGIIGMIIGRALQGAVVGVVPLGISILRDVLHENRVDSAIALMSATLGVGGALGLPISALVAENTDWHWLFWIAGGLGAVVFVLTLWIVPVSVLRTAGRFDYLGAAGLAVGLIGVLLAVSRGNTWGWTSPVTLALAIGGVAVLLLWGWYELRIDSPLLDLRVAARRPVLLTNLASVAMGFALFTSNVAYPQMLELPIATGVGLGLSLLAASLVVMPSGLVMMVLSPISGALARTIGPRVLLVAGAISLIVAYGFSLTFSSEVWHFVVANILIGFGIGFGYAAMPMLIMRAVPPSETGASNGLNALARSLGTSTSAAIVGVVLATLSTGEGDTRVPTADAFQVSFLLGIGAAVIALVLALLIPKRSAPAPERASLPE, encoded by the coding sequence ATGCCACGACAGGGCGTCGTCGTGGCCGTCCTCGCCCTCGCGGGCCTGTGCTCGTCGTTCATGTTCACCCTGGTGGTGCCCATCCAGTCGCAGCTGCCCCAGCTGCTGGATGCGTCGCGCGACGACACCGCCTGGGTCGTGACCTCGACGCTGCTCGCCGCGGCCGTCACCACCCCGATCGCCGGCCGCCTCGGCGACATGTACGGCAAGCGGCGCATCGTGCTCGTGCTGCTGGCGGTGATGATGCTGGGCTCGGTGATCGCCGCCCTGTCGACCGGCATCATCGGCATGATCATCGGGCGCGCCCTGCAGGGGGCCGTCGTGGGCGTGGTGCCGCTGGGCATCTCGATCCTGCGTGACGTGCTGCACGAGAACCGCGTCGACAGCGCGATCGCGCTCATGAGCGCCACGCTCGGCGTGGGTGGCGCCCTCGGACTGCCGATCAGCGCCCTGGTGGCCGAGAACACCGACTGGCACTGGTTGTTCTGGATCGCCGGCGGCCTCGGCGCCGTCGTCTTCGTGCTGACGCTCTGGATCGTGCCGGTGAGCGTGCTCCGCACCGCCGGACGCTTCGACTACCTGGGTGCCGCGGGTCTCGCGGTCGGCCTGATCGGCGTGCTCCTCGCCGTGTCGCGGGGGAACACGTGGGGCTGGACCTCGCCCGTCACCCTCGCCCTCGCGATCGGCGGTGTCGCGGTGCTGCTGCTGTGGGGCTGGTACGAGCTGCGCATCGACTCCCCGCTGCTCGACCTGCGCGTCGCCGCCCGCCGCCCAGTCCTGCTCACGAACCTCGCCTCGGTCGCGATGGGCTTCGCCCTGTTCACCTCGAACGTCGCCTACCCGCAGATGCTCGAGCTGCCGATCGCGACCGGCGTGGGTCTCGGCCTGTCGCTTCTCGCGGCGAGCCTGGTCGTCATGCCCTCGGGGCTCGTGATGATGGTGCTCTCGCCGATCTCCGGCGCCCTCGCGCGCACGATCGGCCCGCGCGTGCTGCTGGTCGCCGGAGCGATCTCGCTCATCGTGGCCTACGGCTTCAGCCTCACGTTCTCGAGCGAGGTCTGGCACTTCGTCGTCGCCAACATCCTCATCGGCTTCGGGATCGGCTTCGGCTACGCCGCGATGCCGATGCTCATCATGCGCGCGGTCCCGCCGAGCGAGACGGGCGCCTCGAACGGCCTCAACGCCCTGGCCCGCTCCCTCGGCACGAGCACCTCCGCCGCGATCGTCGGCGTGGTGCTCGCGACACTCTCGACCGGTGAGGGTGACACCCGCGTGCCGACGGCCGACGCCTTCCAGGTGTCGTTCCTGCTCGGCATCGGCGCGGCCGTCATCGCGCTGGTCCTGGCGCTGCTGATCCCGAAGCGGAGCGCACCCGCCCCCGAGCGGGCGTCACTCCCGGAGTGA
- a CDS encoding MetQ/NlpA family ABC transporter substrate-binding protein, producing the protein MTSRRTARLATILGASTAALLFALTGCAGGAASGDDSSRIVLGADDGTEAHWTVLKQKLAEEGIDLEVRTINDGVQLNQGVQDGELDVNLFQHLIYLSQFNVENNGTLVPVGATAVYPLALYSEQYTDVKDLPEGAKVAIPNNPTNLARGLLNLQTAGLLTLKDGGSALSTPADIVTTKVELLPVDTNQTVTALKDGSAQAAIVNNTQAQKGGLGDELIIFKEDLNNPQLAPYINAFVTRDDKKDDPRWEKLVTAHHSTEVEAAVTELNQGNLQFKADWTAAQLQDELASLEDALKAQNG; encoded by the coding sequence ATGACTTCACGCCGCACCGCACGCCTGGCCACGATCCTCGGCGCCTCCACCGCAGCCCTGCTCTTCGCCCTCACCGGGTGCGCCGGGGGTGCGGCATCCGGCGACGACTCCTCGCGCATCGTCCTCGGCGCCGATGACGGCACCGAGGCGCACTGGACGGTGCTGAAGCAGAAGCTCGCCGAAGAGGGCATCGACCTCGAGGTGCGCACGATCAACGACGGCGTGCAGCTCAACCAGGGCGTGCAGGACGGCGAGCTCGACGTGAACCTCTTCCAGCACCTCATCTACCTGTCGCAGTTCAACGTCGAGAACAACGGCACCCTCGTGCCGGTGGGGGCCACCGCGGTCTACCCGCTCGCGCTGTACTCCGAGCAGTACACCGATGTGAAGGACCTGCCCGAGGGCGCCAAGGTCGCGATCCCCAACAACCCCACCAACCTCGCCCGCGGTCTGCTCAACCTGCAGACGGCGGGGCTCCTCACCCTGAAGGACGGCGGCAGCGCCCTCTCGACGCCGGCCGACATCGTCACGACCAAGGTCGAGCTGCTGCCCGTCGACACGAACCAGACCGTCACGGCGCTGAAGGACGGCAGCGCCCAGGCCGCGATCGTGAACAACACGCAGGCGCAGAAGGGCGGGCTCGGCGACGAGCTCATCATCTTCAAGGAAGACCTGAACAACCCGCAGCTCGCGCCGTACATCAACGCCTTCGTCACGCGCGACGACAAGAAGGACGACCCCCGCTGGGAGAAGCTCGTCACGGCGCATCACAGCACCGAGGTCGAGGCGGCGGTCACCGAGCTCAATCAGGGCAACCTGCAGTTCAAGGCGGACTGGACCGCCGCCCAGCTGCAGGACGAACTGGCCAGCCTCGAAGACGCACTCAAGGCCCAGAACGGATGA
- a CDS encoding methionine ABC transporter ATP-binding protein: MTAVIELRGVSKSFRTDRRSTTTAVDDVSLSVEEGSIVGVIGYSGAGKSTLVRLLNGLEQPTSGTVEVLGVDVGAASEAKLRDLRRRVGMIFQQFNLFTSRTVAANVAYPLKVAGWKRADRDKRVAELLDFVGIGDKAKQYPRRLSGGQKQRVGIARAIATDPRILLADEATSALDPQTTAEVLDLLREINRRLGITIVVITHQISIVHELCDQVIVMDGGRVVDSGDTYRVFAHPRADLTKRFVAAVTQGVPSGEALAALAAGGGDLVSVEVNEFSSEDVSNVFHRHDARHSVVYGGVTDVLGRQLGTLTYRVHSDDLDAVVAELRAHTDVVLPAREVRS, encoded by the coding sequence ATGACCGCGGTCATCGAGCTGCGGGGCGTCTCGAAGAGCTTCCGCACCGATCGCCGCTCCACCACCACGGCCGTCGACGACGTGTCGCTGAGCGTGGAGGAGGGGTCGATCGTCGGGGTGATCGGGTACTCCGGCGCCGGCAAGTCGACCCTCGTGCGGCTGCTGAACGGACTCGAGCAGCCGACGTCGGGCACCGTGGAGGTGCTCGGCGTCGACGTGGGGGCGGCATCTGAGGCGAAGCTGCGCGACCTGCGGCGCCGCGTGGGCATGATCTTCCAGCAGTTCAACCTGTTCACCTCGCGCACCGTCGCGGCCAACGTCGCCTATCCGCTGAAGGTGGCCGGGTGGAAGAGAGCCGACCGCGACAAGCGGGTCGCTGAGCTGCTCGACTTCGTCGGCATCGGCGACAAGGCGAAGCAGTACCCCCGGCGCCTGTCGGGCGGGCAGAAGCAGCGCGTCGGCATCGCCCGGGCGATCGCCACCGACCCGCGCATCCTGCTCGCCGACGAGGCGACCAGCGCCCTCGACCCGCAGACCACGGCCGAGGTGCTCGACCTGCTGCGCGAGATCAACCGGCGCCTCGGCATCACGATCGTCGTCATCACCCACCAGATCTCGATCGTGCACGAGCTGTGCGACCAGGTGATCGTCATGGACGGCGGCCGCGTCGTCGACAGCGGCGACACGTACCGCGTGTTCGCGCACCCGCGCGCCGACCTCACGAAGCGGTTCGTCGCCGCGGTGACCCAGGGCGTGCCGTCGGGCGAGGCGCTGGCCGCGCTCGCCGCGGGCGGGGGAGACCTGGTCAGCGTCGAGGTGAACGAGTTCTCGAGCGAAGACGTCTCGAACGTGTTCCACCGCCACGACGCCCGTCACTCGGTCGTCTACGGCGGGGTGACCGACGTGCTCGGTCGGCAGCTGGGCACGCTCACCTACCGCGTGCACAGCGACGATCTCGACGCCGTGGTGGCGGAGCTGCGCGCGCACACCGACGTCGTCCTGCCCGCGCGGGAGGTGCGCTCGTGA